The following is a genomic window from Sphingobacterium spiritivorum.
TACATCCCCAGTAGCGATACGTGCTGCCGTCCGTATCTTTTGAACATATAATCAAAGATCGCATCCCGGTCTTTCCAGCTGAAGTCAATATCAAAATCCGGAGGTGAGCTCCGGTCGGGATTGAGAAAGCGCTCAAAATACAGATCCAGTTTGATCGGATCTACATCTGTGATCCGAAGGCAATAAGCGACAATAGAATTGGCTCCACTTCCTCTTCCTACATGATAAAATCCACGCTCGTGTGCATACCGCAGTATATCCCATATGATCAGAAAATAGGCATTAAACCCCTGTTTACCGATCATCTTTAGTTCTTTTTCTACACGTTCGAAAGCCTCCTTATGCTCTGTCCCATAGCGCATGACACAGCCTTCCATCGCCAGCTTGCGCAGCAGATGACGATCGTCTTCTTCGGTAGTTGTAAAATATTTACGGTTCTTATCGGTTTTCAGCTCCATGCTGATATGACAGCTATCTGCGACCTGTATGGTTCGCGAAATCACTGTTGGAAAGCGGGCAAACTGACGAACCAATTCTACTTCAGACAGTAGCATTTCATCGCTTCCTGCGATATCTTCAGGAAGAAGCTTGGAGAGCAGCGTGTTGCGGGCTATTGCACGCAACAGGCGATGTAAGTTAAAGTAAGTTCTGTCCTGGAATGTTACCGGGCTCAGCATCACGAAACGGTCTGCAGCAAGCTCCTGCTGCAGTTCCAGCCGGTTCAGATCCTGCGGACGCAGGCCAATCAACTCCCCTTCCCGGAGTGCACTGACAGATTTCTGTCCGTACCGGTAAATAATCCAGAGATGTTCGGTTGACAGTTCGGGTTCTGCCGGGAAGTTTTCCTTACGCTGATTGTATGCAGACAAAAACTCGTTGATCTGGAAAAAACCTGTTTCATTGCGCGCTAATAGGATATAACAGAACACATGGTCGTTGCGGATTTCTGTCCCCAGAATCGGCTTGATTCCCTGCTCTCTGCATTTTAACACAAAATCCCAGCTATCTGCTGTGTTATTGATATTCGTCAGTGCAAGTGTGTGTATATCCAGTGCCTTGGCATCTTCTACCAGTTGTTTGGAAGAAAAAGTACCGTAATGGTAGCTAAACCAGGTTTTACAATTTAAATACATTAATTTCTTTCTTTTTCCGGTGGTTTGGGAACTGATATTGCCCTTTTGACAACTGCATCTCCGTAACGTTGCCGGATATAATCCATCGCCTGATAAAGCCGCACACTCTCTACCGTATCTTCAAACAAATCAATCTGATACTGTCCCTGTACCAGATGGCTGAAACGTACGCCAAGCAGCCGCACCAATAGCCGCTTGTCGTACAGTTTCGCAAAAAGTTCTTTGGCCTTGGATAGCAATACGGCATCCGAAGCAGTATATGGAATAACCATTTGTTTACTCACTGTGTCAAAATTGGAGTAACGCAGTTTAATGGTAATGCAACCCGTAAGACGGCGATGCTGTCGCAACTGAAAGGTCATTCTTTCGGTCATACGGATGAGTTCGCTCTTCAGATAATAAATATCAATGGTATCCTGTTCAAAAGTCTCTTCGGTCCCTATACTTTTTTGTTCAGAATAAGGGACTATGGGCGTAAAATCTATTCCATTAGCTTTACGGGAGAGATCGACACCATTCTTACCCAGAAGATTCTGCATCATGGGAACAGGAATTTCACTCAATACCTTGATGGTACGAACGCCCATCTGATGCAATAATCCGGAAGTTTTGTTACCTATACCGGGCATTCGTTCTATCCGAAGCGGGGCGAGGTAATCTTTTTCAAGTCCATGTTCTACTTCCCGCTTTCCGTCAGGTTTGGCATCTTCCGTTGCGACCTTGGAAATGAGCTTATTGGAAGCTAAAGCATAACTGATTGGCAGACCGACTTCTTTTCGCACCTTCTGTTTGAGCTCTGCCATAAACTGACTGCAACCAAAAAAACGATCTACTCCGGTGAGATCTGCATAAAATTCGTCTATGCTGGCCTTTTCCATAACCGGTACATACTCACGTACGACATCGGTCACCATCCTGGAATAATAGCTGTAACTGTCCATATCTCCACGGATCACAATGGCCTGGGGACAGAGGCGCAGGGCAAGTTTCATAGGCATAGCACTGTGAACACCGTATAACCGCGTCTCATAACTGCATGCTGATACGACAGCACGATCACTCATTCCCCCGACAATCAAGGGTTTGCCCACAAATTGCGTATTCTTCAACCGTTCTACACTCACAAAAAATGTATCCAGATCAAGATGCGCCACAAAACGCTTATCTCCCTGCCAAATCATAAGTAGTTTCAAAAACAATCAAAATTACTAATATTTTTAGTATAAAAACTAATATTTTTAGATTTTTAATCGAATTAAGCATTTAATTGTTCAAACCGGTCAAAAGATTATACTCCGTTTCATCGGCTGTTTATTCCTTTTCAGAAATGATTTTTGAGGGTTTAGTTAAAAAACATGTGCTATTCAAAGAATAAACCTCAATTTTGTATTTTACAATATATACACAGTATTGACCATACAATAATCTTTTCAAGTTTGATGGAATACAATAAAGAGGTGATCATTACAGAAAAAAAACTTTCTACAAATAAGGTCAAAAGAATCTTATTAGTGGTCTTTGCCTTCCTCTTGTTTTATCTGGTTTCTTTCCTTATAGATCCCTACGGCGAATTCTGGCAGGAATATTTTCAACGGGGTATATTTGAAATCATTGAAGAGTTAGTTATTTCCTTTATCTTTTGCTTTCTGATCTCGGAATCCAGCATATTTATTCATTCCCGTCTGAACAAATATGTCCCCTGGACAAAAAATAAAATAAAAAGACTGGTACTGGAACTCAGTCTCAATTTTTTTGTCGTACTGATCCTCATTGTTCTGAATTCTGTATGTTATTATCTGATCTATGATGACCCGGCCTACTCTCAGTCCGAACCGTCTATAGAGGAAATCCGCAACCTGCTGCAGTTTATTATTGTCAGTATGATTATTTCATTTATGATTATCTCGATCAATACGGGAAGTTACCTGATCAATAACTGGGTAAATACAGAGACACAGGTCGCAAATCATAAATTGCGTACAGCAGAATGGAAACAGGCCTCTGTAGAGGCTGAACTTAATGCCCTGAAACTACAACTAAATCCGCATTTTATCTTCAATAATCTGAGCGTACTCTCTGAACTTATCCTCGAAGATCAGCAACTCGGCTATGCTTATTCAGAGAGTTTTTCCAAGGTATATCGCTTCCTGCTGGTCAATTCCAAAAAGAATATGATCCTTCTGGAAGAAGAGCTGAAATTCCTGAACTCTTATATTTTTCTGATTAAACACCGGATCGGACAAGGCGTGCATTTTGAAATCGATGTACAGGAAGAGAGTAAAAATATGTATATCCCTCCGCTGACCCTCCAGTTGCTTATAGAAAATGCACTCAAGCATAATAAAACGGATCGGAAAAATCCGCTCAGAATAACAATCCGTACCAGTACACAGCATATTTTAACAGTAGAAAACACTTTATCACTGATAGAGAAACCTGAAGGTTATTCTACAGGTATCGGACTGACTAATATTATCAGCCGTTTTAATCTTCTGTCCAAACAGCCTCCCGAAATTGTGACGAGTACGGACTCATTTAAAGTAATTATTCATTTGATGGAATATGACCGATAAGATAGTAATAGTCGAAGACGAAAAGCTCAATGCAGATCGCCTTAAGCGTTTGATCCACACCATACGGCCCAATGCCTGCGTATTGGCTGTATTGGACAGTGTCAGTGATGCAGTAGTCTGGTTTTCTAAAAACGGAATGCCGGATCTGGTGATGATGGATATCCGGCTGTCTGACGGCGTGAGCTTTGATATTTTCGAACAAGTGAAGATCGATTGCTTCATTATTTTTACTACAGCTTATGACGAATATGCTGTTCAGGCTTTCAAATATAACAGCGTAGATTACCTGCTCAAACCAATCGAACAGGAGGAACTCGAAGTAGCCTTCAGAAAAGCAGAAATGTATAATTCCATCAATACCAACCATCGTTCGATAGAGCGCTTATTGCATTATATCCAGCCAAAAGAATACCGAACAAGGTTTTTACTTCCCTTCAGAGACGGTTACAAAACAGTCCTGGTGAGTGAAGTCAAATGTATCTATGTAGAACTGAAAGCGATCAAGGCCCGTCTCAAGAACGGAACAGATATCTTACTCTCACAGAGTATGGAAGAACTGGAACAACAGCTTGATCCCCGCATATTTTTCAGAGCTAACCGTCAGTTTATTATCCATATTGATGCCGTACAGCAAGTGGTCAATTACTTCAACGGTAAACTTAAAGTGATATTAAACGGTATCGATCTACAGATCATCGTGAGCAGGGAAAAGGCTATTGTACTCAAAGAATGGCTTGATTCTTAATCGCGGAAATGTCCCGAAAAATGAGGATTGTTTCTTTGTATTGCGCTCAGGAGATTGCCTGCACAACACCTATGCATTCCTTAAGGCATTGAGCGCTATATAAATAAGACCGGCTCCGAAAAAGAGCCGATCACTAATATAAACACCCACTAAATTTATTTTGTACCGCCACCGAGCGCTCTGTAAAGCTCTGTCACGGCGTCATATTTCTCTTTCTGTATATTGATTGCTTCCAGATCATTCTCCAAGGAATTATTCTGTGCTGTAATGACTTCCAGGTAGGTTGCCATACCACTTTTATATAGCAGCATTGCATCGTTTACAGCCTTTTCCAGCGAGGCTTTCCGTTGTTTCACCAGACCGATACGTTCGCTTGTGTACTGCGTTTTGGCCATAGCATCTGATACTTCAGCCACAGCATTCATGACGGACTGGCGAAATTGTTCGGCTGTTTTCTGCTGTTCTATTTTTGCCTGTTCGTAGTTTGTCTGGAGTTCTTTTTTCTGAAATATAGGCTGCGTAATATTTCCGGCAATGTTTTTCACTAATGATCCGGGAAGATCAAACCAGTTATTAAACTTGAATGAGTTGGCTCCGACAGAAGGTGTGAGGCTGATGGAGGGATACATCGCCACTTTGCTCAGTCCGACATTGGCATTTGCGACTACGACGGCATATTCAGCTACTTTCAGATCAGGTCTTCTGCTTAACAGCAGTGCAGGCACTCCTACCGGGAAATTCTCTTCGAAGCTGTATGTTTCCAAACCTGCTGAACGACCAATCCGGTCCGGATATGCTCCGCACAGAATACTCAGCGCATTTTCCTGTATGGCGATATTCTGTTTGGCTAATGGCACCAGTAACTCGGCAGTCTTTTTCTGTGCCTCGGCCTGTTCTACTCCTAAAGAATTGACCTGTGCGGACTGAAACTGAAGTCTGATCATCTGCAACGTCTCATCACTGAGCTTAATATTATTTGCCGCAATTTTCAACTGCTCATCTAAAGTGATCAGATTGTAGTAAGCTTGTGCGACTTGCACGATAATACGGGTTTTCAGTGCAGTCAGGTTTTCCTGCTGCATAAGATAATTTGCTCTGGCAGCTTCTTTCTGCATACGTACTTTGCCCCAGATATCTGCTTCCCATGATGCCGTAAGTGTTGCAGAAAAATCATCCATGTATTTTTCTCCTGTAAACTGTTCGCTCAAAGATCCGTTCAGGGAATTCCTGGACTGATAGACGCGGGATGCTCCTACGGCAAGATTAAGTGTTGGCAATAATCCCCGTTTAGCCTGCTTATAGGATAAATCCAGCTGCTGCAGATTAAGCATTGCAACTGAAATATCTTTATTCTTTTCCAATGCCTGCTCTATCAATATGACCAGATCAGGATCTTTAAAAAAAGTCTTCCACGGCAACAGCACAGTATCTCCGGTCACCTGTACCTGCTCTCTGTAATTTTCCGGTGTAGCCAGATCCGGACGACTGTATGGTTTGCCAACCGCACAGGAAGACAGCAATACTGCTGTTCCTATGCACATGGCAATATGATTGATGATTGATCTCATTACTCTATATTTTGTACTTGTTGATGTGTTTTATTTTTTCCTGAAACTTTTTCCTGCAGATATTGAAACAGCATATACAATAAGGGTATCACGAATACTCCGAAAATAACTCCTGTCAGCATTCCTATAGCTGCACCTGTACTGATGGATCGGTTACCCATTGCCGAACCTCCGGTGGCTACCATCAGCGGAATCATTCCCACGATAAAGGCCAGCGATGTCATGATAATAGGTCTCAACCTGGATCGCGCTCCGTCTATAGCAGAGTCTTTGATAGAAGATCCCGCAGCTCTCCTTTGTACAGCAAATTCGACGATAAGAATAGCATTCTTGGCAAGAAGTCCGACTAACATAATCAGCCCCACCTGTACATAGATATTGTTATCCAGTCCGATAGCCTTTATGGAAGCAAATGCACCTATAATACCTGTAGGTATGGATAGCAGCACAGACAATGGCAAAAGATAACTTTCATATTGTGCAGCCAACAGGAAATATACAAACAGCAGACAGAGGGTCAGGATAATGACAGTTTGATTGCCTGCAGATTTCTCTTCCAGACTCAGACCTGTCCACTCATATCCATAGTCAGAAGGCAGCTTACCGAGTACATTCTTTTCCAGATTGTCCATTACTTGTCCGCTACTCACTCCCGGTACAGGAACGACACTAATGGTCAGTGCATTAAATAGATTATATCTGGATAAAGATTCCGGGCCATATACTTTTTTGAGTGCGACCATCGCTTTCACCGGAACCATCTGATTCTGGTCATTACGTACAAATATTTCATTGAAGGCATCTTCGTCCATTCTGAATATGCCATCTGCTTTTACATTGACTCTATAGAATTTACCGAATCTTGTAAAATTCAGGGATTGATCGCCAGCAAAATAAGATTGTATCGTACTCATCATACTATTGATCTGTACGCCCATCTGTTGTGCCTTATCTTCATCAACTTCTATTTCCAATTGTGGAAAATCAGCTCTGAATGTAGTGTAAGCATACTGAATACCGGGTTGTTGCATAATCTCTCCCATCACCTGATCGGCCATCTTCTTGAGGGCTTCCGGAGATTTACCGGCTTTGTCCTGCAAAACAATTTCTGCACCTCCGGTAACACCGTAACCGTCAACCGGCGGACTTCTGAAAGCCATTACTGTACCTTCTTTGATGGCGGCAAATTGTCCTGACAGGATTCCCATGATTTCATCTATATCCTGTACTTTACCCCGTTCTTTCTTGGGCTTCAGTTTGATAAATCCCATGGCATATGCGGGACTGGCACTGTTGGACAGAATATTAAATCCGGTAATCGTCGAACTTGTCTCGACAGATTCTGTTTTTTCCAGAATGGCATCTATTCTTTCAGCTGTCGCTGTGGTTCTGTCCAAAGCGGTTCCGGGAGGCATACTTAAATTGTAGATGATAAATCCATCGTCTTCCATCGGCACAAAACTTTTGGGTGTACTCATCATTAACCATCCTGCTACCCCGGTGATAAGCAAAATAAACCCTGCACCTATCCATTTTTTTGCGGTCAGGAATTTCAGACCTTTTATATATTTCCCGGTAAGGTTGTCAAATCCGGCATTAAATGCTGTAAAGAATCTTTTTTTGAATCCTGCTTTTGCAGCTGGCCCCGTATGCCCTGCGGCATGATTATTTTTCAATAATAAGGCACATAAGGCTGGTGTCAGTGTCAATGCATTGACTGCTGAAATAATAATTGCGATTGCTAATGTATATGCAAACTGCTTATAAAATATCCCGGATGAACCGGTCATAAATCCAATCGGAATAAAAACCGCAGACATGACAAGTGTAATCGAGATAACAGCACCTGTAATCTCACCCATTGCACTGTGTGTAGCCTCTTTACCGGTCAGATTAGTTCCTTCCATCTTACTGTGTACTGCTTCGACCACCACAATCGCATCATCGACAACGATACCAATAGCGAGCACCAGAGCAAAGAGGGTCAGTACATTGATCGTAAAACCAAATACAAGAAGGAAAAAGAATGTACCTACAATGGCGACCGGTACGGCAATAGCCGGAATAATAGTAGATCTGAAGTCCTGAAGAAAGAGAAATACGACAATAAATACCAATATAAAAGCTTCGATCAGTGTTGACTTGACCTGTCCTGTAGCTTCATCCAGCCGTTCTTTGGTACTCATCAGATTGACATATTTCACTCCCGGAGGAAATGTTTTCGAAGCGTCGGTAAGCACATCTCTTACCCCTATTTCTATATCATTGGCATTGGATCCGGTCGTCTGCAGAATAGCTACCGTCACAGCATTCTTGCCATTAGACGTGGAATTTCCGCTGTAATTGATCGACCCGAATTCTATACGTGCCACATCTCTGAGCCTCACAAGCTCTGTCCCGTTTCTTTTGACAATAATATTCTCGTATTCTTCCGTCTGGTTCTTTTTACCTTTGTAGCGCATTACATATTCCAAGGCAGCATCTGACTCTTCCCCCAATTTTCCGGGAGCAGCTTCTATACTCTGGCTGGAAATCGCCTGATTGATATCCGCAGGGATCAATGCGTAAGTCGCCATTTTTTGCGGATTCAGCCATACTCGCATAGAATAGTCCTTGATTCCAAATACCTGTGCCTGTCCTACCCCCGGTACCCGCTTGATCTGCGGAAGGACGTTGATATTGACATAATTTTGCAAAAAGAGTTCATCGTATTTACTGTTATCTTCAGTATATACGTTGAAGATCATGATCATACTGTTTTGCTGTTTGGAAGTGGTCAGTCCCATACGGATCACTTCTTCAGGAAGTATAGGGGTAGCCTGCTGTACCCTGTTCTGTACATTCACCGCTGCCTGGTCAGCATTAACACCTTGTTTGAAAATAATAGAAATGGAAAATGATCCGTCATTACTGGCACTGGACTTAATGTATTCCATATTCTCAACTCCATTGATCTGTTCTTCCAATGGAGTCACTACCGAACGGATCACAGCCTCACTGTTTCCGCCTGGATAGCTTCCCGACACCATAACGGTAGGTGGAGAAATATCCGGAAAACGGGTAACGGGCAGTCTTAATAAACCTATAATACCGAGTATCAATAGTACCACGGAAATGACGGTGGCCATTACCGGCCTGTCTATGATCTTTTTTAACATGATTACTTTTTGAAATAAATATTAATGAGCCAACGAGTCTGCTGCAACAGTAACAGGAGCTACTTTAACTCCTTCGGCAAGCATATCTATACGATTGACCGCTATTTTATCACCAGGTTTTACTCCGGATCTGACAATATAATTTTGTCCTGAACGACCGGAAATCTCAATAGGTCTCATAGCTACTTTACTGCTATCTGTAAGTGCAAACACAAAAAATCTATCCTGTATATCTTTTACACTTGCCATAGGTATACTTATCGCTTCGTCTATCTTTCGGGTAAGAATGATTCTTCCTGCTCCACCCGAACGCAACACTCTGTCCGGATTGGGGAATACGGCTTTCAGCGCAATGGAGCCTGTAGCACGATCTATATTACCACTGGCCACCTCTACTCTGCCTTTGTGTCCGTATACTGTACCGTCGGCCATGACGATTTCCACGGTATTCATGCCTTCGTCCTTCTTTCTGGCTTTGGTAAAATCAATAAATTCGGCTTCACTCAATGAGAAGTATACAAATACATTATTGATTTCAGACAAGGTCGTCAACGGAGAAGCATCTGCAGGTGTCACCAGATTACCGACTCTGTTTGGAATTCTTCCGATATAGCCACTCACGGGTGCTTTGATAACTGCAAAGTCAGCATTTATACGGGATGATCCCAATGCCGATCTGGCCTGTGCGACCTGCGCAGTCGCGGCATCATACTGCGCCTGTACGGTCTGAAGCTGTAATTCGGAAACAACTTTTCCCTGTACCAGAGGTCTGATTTTATCGAGTTCGATCCGGGCATTCGCCTGTGCAGCGATGGCTGCCTTCAGGGATGCCTCACTGTTATTGACCTGCTCAATGAATACATCGCCTTTTATTTTGAATAAAGCCTGTCCTTTATTGACATAGTCTCCTTCCTGCACAAAAATAGTTTCCAGATAACCGGAAACCTGTGCTCTCACATCCACATTAACAGTTCCTTCAATAGTGCCGGGATAGGTCTTTATAAGGTTTGTCGTTCCTGTTTCTAATGTGATAAAATCTGCATCTACAGCTTGCTCGCTATAATTTCCCTCCTGCTGATTACCTGTACAAGAGCCTAATAAAAAAACAAGAGCAACGATCGGGATCAAACGATTAAAAGTGCTTCTGAAAATAAATTCCTGCTTTACCATTGTGATATCATTAAAATTTTTCAATCACAAAGAACCGGAGTTAAGACCTATAATAAATGGAGTAAATTACTGAACCGTAGAAAATCGTATCTGAAACGAATACATTGATTTCTGAATCAGGAAGGGCTTTCCAGACCCGTCATTTTTATTTTGTACGGCTAGTGGCACGAAGCGTTGGGAGAATCCAAAATCGTTTTGTATTTTTACCGGGATTGAGAAATCAGACCCATACAAATAAGTCTAACGATATTAGTGTACCGTAAATGAGCGACGAAACGAATTACAACAACGATAATCCGGAAGAACTTACACCCCAAGAAAACGAACAGACGAGTAATACGATTCCTATTACCGGTTTATATGAAAACTGGTTTTTGGATTATGCTTCTTATGTGATCCTGGATCGTGCGGTTCCCCATATTAATGACGGCTTCAAGCCTGTACAGCGACGAATCCTTCACTCGCTGAAAGAGATGGATGACGGACGGTATAATAAGGCGGCGAATGTCATAGGTAATACGATGAAGTACCACCCTCACGGTGATGCTTCTATCGGTGATGCTATGGTGCAACTGGGTCAGAAAAATTTGCTGATCGACTGTCAGGGTAACTGGGGTGATCCGACTACAGGCGATTCGGCAGCCGCTCCGCGTTATATCGAAGGAAGGTTATCGAAATTTGCGCTTGAAGTCGCCTTCAATCCTGAAACTACGGAATGGCAGCTCAGCTATGACGGTCGTAACAAAGAACCGGTCACATTACCGGTCAAATTTCCATTGCTGCTGGCACAGGGAGCCGAAGGTATTGCTGTAGGTCTGGCAACCAAGATCATGCCGCACAACTTCAACGAGCTGATCGATGGTTCTATTCAGGTACTCAACGGGGAACGCCCTAATATATTACCGGATTTCCTTACTGGAGGTATGGCAGATTGTTCGGCTTATAATGAGGGAATGCGTGGAGGTAAAATACGTGTACGTGCCAAAATTGAGGAACGTGACAAAAAAACTCTTGCTATCACGGAGATCCCGTTTGGGACGACTACCGGAGGACTTATTGAAAGTGTGGTAGCCGCCAATGACAAAGGAAAGATCAAGATTAAAAAAATCGAAGATAATACAGCCGAAAATGTAGAGATCATTGTTCACCTTGCTCCCGGAATCTCTCCGGACGTGACCATAGACGCACTATATGCCTTTACAGCCTGCGAAGTTTCGATCTCTCCCAACACATGTGTCATCAAAAACGACAGACCTCATTTTATGAGTGTCAACGATGTACTCATTGAAAACACAAAAAACACAAAAAACCTGTTGAAAC
Proteins encoded in this region:
- the dinB gene encoding DNA polymerase IV, producing the protein MIWQGDKRFVAHLDLDTFFVSVERLKNTQFVGKPLIVGGMSDRAVVSACSYETRLYGVHSAMPMKLALRLCPQAIVIRGDMDSYSYYSRMVTDVVREYVPVMEKASIDEFYADLTGVDRFFGCSQFMAELKQKVRKEVGLPISYALASNKLISKVATEDAKPDGKREVEHGLEKDYLAPLRIERMPGIGNKTSGLLHQMGVRTIKVLSEIPVPMMQNLLGKNGVDLSRKANGIDFTPIVPYSEQKSIGTEETFEQDTIDIYYLKSELIRMTERMTFQLRQHRRLTGCITIKLRYSNFDTVSKQMVIPYTASDAVLLSKAKELFAKLYDKRLLVRLLGVRFSHLVQGQYQIDLFEDTVESVRLYQAMDYIRQRYGDAVVKRAISVPKPPEKERN
- a CDS encoding sensor histidine kinase — translated: MEYNKEVIITEKKLSTNKVKRILLVVFAFLLFYLVSFLIDPYGEFWQEYFQRGIFEIIEELVISFIFCFLISESSIFIHSRLNKYVPWTKNKIKRLVLELSLNFFVVLILIVLNSVCYYLIYDDPAYSQSEPSIEEIRNLLQFIIVSMIISFMIISINTGSYLINNWVNTETQVANHKLRTAEWKQASVEAELNALKLQLNPHFIFNNLSVLSELILEDQQLGYAYSESFSKVYRFLLVNSKKNMILLEEELKFLNSYIFLIKHRIGQGVHFEIDVQEESKNMYIPPLTLQLLIENALKHNKTDRKNPLRITIRTSTQHILTVENTLSLIEKPEGYSTGIGLTNIISRFNLLSKQPPEIVTSTDSFKVIIHLMEYDR
- a CDS encoding LytR/AlgR family response regulator transcription factor; this translates as MTDKIVIVEDEKLNADRLKRLIHTIRPNACVLAVLDSVSDAVVWFSKNGMPDLVMMDIRLSDGVSFDIFEQVKIDCFIIFTTAYDEYAVQAFKYNSVDYLLKPIEQEELEVAFRKAEMYNSINTNHRSIERLLHYIQPKEYRTRFLLPFRDGYKTVLVSEVKCIYVELKAIKARLKNGTDILLSQSMEELEQQLDPRIFFRANRQFIIHIDAVQQVVNYFNGKLKVILNGIDLQIIVSREKAIVLKEWLDS
- a CDS encoding efflux transporter outer membrane subunit, producing the protein MRSIINHIAMCIGTAVLLSSCAVGKPYSRPDLATPENYREQVQVTGDTVLLPWKTFFKDPDLVILIEQALEKNKDISVAMLNLQQLDLSYKQAKRGLLPTLNLAVGASRVYQSRNSLNGSLSEQFTGEKYMDDFSATLTASWEADIWGKVRMQKEAARANYLMQQENLTALKTRIIVQVAQAYYNLITLDEQLKIAANNIKLSDETLQMIRLQFQSAQVNSLGVEQAEAQKKTAELLVPLAKQNIAIQENALSILCGAYPDRIGRSAGLETYSFEENFPVGVPALLLSRRPDLKVAEYAVVVANANVGLSKVAMYPSISLTPSVGANSFKFNNWFDLPGSLVKNIAGNITQPIFQKKELQTNYEQAKIEQQKTAEQFRQSVMNAVAEVSDAMAKTQYTSERIGLVKQRKASLEKAVNDAMLLYKSGMATYLEVITAQNNSLENDLEAINIQKEKYDAVTELYRALGGGTK
- a CDS encoding efflux RND transporter permease subunit, translating into MLKKIIDRPVMATVISVVLLILGIIGLLRLPVTRFPDISPPTVMVSGSYPGGNSEAVIRSVVTPLEEQINGVENMEYIKSSASNDGSFSISIIFKQGVNADQAAVNVQNRVQQATPILPEEVIRMGLTTSKQQNSMIMIFNVYTEDNSKYDELFLQNYVNINVLPQIKRVPGVGQAQVFGIKDYSMRVWLNPQKMATYALIPADINQAISSQSIEAAPGKLGEESDAALEYVMRYKGKKNQTEEYENIIVKRNGTELVRLRDVARIEFGSINYSGNSTSNGKNAVTVAILQTTGSNANDIEIGVRDVLTDASKTFPPGVKYVNLMSTKERLDEATGQVKSTLIEAFILVFIVVFLFLQDFRSTIIPAIAVPVAIVGTFFFLLVFGFTINVLTLFALVLAIGIVVDDAIVVVEAVHSKMEGTNLTGKEATHSAMGEITGAVISITLVMSAVFIPIGFMTGSSGIFYKQFAYTLAIAIIISAVNALTLTPALCALLLKNNHAAGHTGPAAKAGFKKRFFTAFNAGFDNLTGKYIKGLKFLTAKKWIGAGFILLITGVAGWLMMSTPKSFVPMEDDGFIIYNLSMPPGTALDRTTATAERIDAILEKTESVETSSTITGFNILSNSASPAYAMGFIKLKPKKERGKVQDIDEIMGILSGQFAAIKEGTVMAFRSPPVDGYGVTGGAEIVLQDKAGKSPEALKKMADQVMGEIMQQPGIQYAYTTFRADFPQLEIEVDEDKAQQMGVQINSMMSTIQSYFAGDQSLNFTRFGKFYRVNVKADGIFRMDEDAFNEIFVRNDQNQMVPVKAMVALKKVYGPESLSRYNLFNALTISVVPVPGVSSGQVMDNLEKNVLGKLPSDYGYEWTGLSLEEKSAGNQTVIILTLCLLFVYFLLAAQYESYLLPLSVLLSIPTGIIGAFASIKAIGLDNNIYVQVGLIMLVGLLAKNAILIVEFAVQRRAAGSSIKDSAIDGARSRLRPIIMTSLAFIVGMIPLMVATGGSAMGNRSISTGAAIGMLTGVIFGVFVIPLLYMLFQYLQEKVSGKNKTHQQVQNIE
- a CDS encoding efflux RND transporter periplasmic adaptor subunit; the protein is MVKQEFIFRSTFNRLIPIVALVFLLGSCTGNQQEGNYSEQAVDADFITLETGTTNLIKTYPGTIEGTVNVDVRAQVSGYLETIFVQEGDYVNKGQALFKIKGDVFIEQVNNSEASLKAAIAAQANARIELDKIRPLVQGKVVSELQLQTVQAQYDAATAQVAQARSALGSSRINADFAVIKAPVSGYIGRIPNRVGNLVTPADASPLTTLSEINNVFVYFSLSEAEFIDFTKARKKDEGMNTVEIVMADGTVYGHKGRVEVASGNIDRATGSIALKAVFPNPDRVLRSGGAGRIILTRKIDEAISIPMASVKDIQDRFFVFALTDSSKVAMRPIEISGRSGQNYIVRSGVKPGDKIAVNRIDMLAEGVKVAPVTVAADSLAH